In Candidatus Rokuibacteriota bacterium, a single genomic region encodes these proteins:
- a CDS encoding 2-oxoacid:ferredoxin oxidoreductase subunit beta yields MSDARGVTEAPRKYTKKDFESDQDVRWCPGCGDYAILSAVQKMMPDLGIPREDIVFISGIGCSSRFPYYMNTYGFHTIHGRAPAIATGLRLARPELKVFVVTGDGDGLSIGGNHLLHVLRRNVNVTILLFNNKVYGLTKGQYSPTSELGKVTKSTPMGSADRPVSPCGFALGAEATFVARTVDRNVAHVEETLKRAAHHRGAAFVEILQNCNVYNDLAWNVLYDRESRIMQELRLEPGRPLLFGPVDDRHGLVLEGARPRVVRAKDVRESELWVHDEKDPWKAHVLAGLWSPDFPIPVGVLLDVEAPVYEDILLEQERKAIADRGPGDLAKLLVSGDTWRIG; encoded by the coding sequence ATGAGCGACGCCAGGGGGGTGACCGAGGCCCCGAGGAAGTACACGAAGAAGGACTTCGAGTCCGACCAGGACGTCCGCTGGTGTCCGGGCTGCGGCGACTACGCGATCCTGAGCGCGGTCCAGAAGATGATGCCCGACCTCGGGATCCCGCGCGAAGACATCGTGTTCATCTCGGGGATCGGCTGCTCGAGCCGGTTCCCTTACTACATGAACACGTACGGGTTCCACACGATCCACGGACGGGCCCCGGCCATCGCCACCGGCCTGCGGCTGGCCCGGCCTGAGCTGAAGGTGTTCGTCGTCACCGGTGACGGCGACGGCCTCTCGATCGGCGGAAACCACCTGCTCCACGTCCTGCGCCGCAACGTGAACGTCACCATCCTGCTCTTCAACAACAAAGTGTATGGCCTCACCAAGGGGCAGTATTCCCCGACGAGCGAGCTCGGCAAGGTGACGAAGTCAACCCCGATGGGGTCGGCGGACCGCCCGGTGAGCCCGTGCGGGTTCGCGCTCGGCGCGGAGGCGACGTTCGTGGCCCGGACCGTGGACCGGAATGTGGCCCATGTGGAGGAGACGCTGAAGCGGGCGGCGCACCACCGCGGCGCGGCGTTCGTCGAGATCCTCCAGAACTGCAACGTCTACAACGACCTGGCCTGGAACGTCCTTTACGACCGCGAGTCCCGGATCATGCAGGAGTTGCGGCTCGAGCCCGGCCGGCCGCTCCTGTTCGGGCCGGTGGACGACCGCCACGGGCTCGTGCTGGAGGGGGCGAGGCCGCGGGTGGTGCGGGCCAAGGACGTTCGGGAGAGCGAGCTCTGGGTCCACGACGAGAAGGATCCGTGGAAGGCGCACGTGCTGGCCGGGCTCTGGAGCCCCGATTTCCCGATCCCCGTCGGGGTCCTGCTGGACGTGGAGGCGCCCGTCTACGAGGACATCCTGCTCGAGCAGGAGCGGAAGGCGATCGCGGACCGCGGCCCCGGCGACCTGGCCAAGCTCCTCGTCTCCGGGGACACCTGGCGCATCGGATAA
- a CDS encoding MBL fold metallo-hydrolase, whose amino-acid sequence MTTGLQIGRFLSRSGIRVYQLPVETFPGHVNNVYLILDGDRTTLFDVGSGTPQSVEGLTRCVAEVRDRFGERVGLDSIQHVVISHSHIDHFGYVTYFAEQTDAEVYIHELDARVLNNFEERIVLASKDLRVFMERSGLGPEARQELEEMYRFSKDFFKSVELDRTLRDGDAIINGYLVHHVPGHCPGQICLQVDGFLFTADHVLSRITPHQSPASITPFCGLEHYLVSLEKIRAVQGVSLALPGHEDPIPDLPGRIGEIITHHHRRLNQVLEICATPRHLVEISKALFGRKSGYTRILALEEAGAHVEYLFQRGELRIANLEAVSREANPVIYYETRRGASL is encoded by the coding sequence GTGACCACCGGCCTCCAGATCGGACGCTTCCTCAGCCGGTCCGGGATCCGCGTCTACCAGCTTCCGGTCGAGACGTTCCCCGGCCACGTGAACAACGTCTACCTGATCCTCGACGGCGACCGGACCACGCTCTTCGACGTCGGCTCGGGCACGCCGCAGTCCGTCGAGGGGCTGACCCGGTGCGTGGCCGAGGTCCGCGACCGGTTCGGCGAGCGCGTTGGGCTGGACTCGATCCAGCACGTGGTGATCAGCCACTCGCACATCGACCACTTCGGCTACGTCACGTACTTCGCCGAGCAGACCGACGCGGAGGTGTACATCCATGAGCTGGATGCCCGGGTCCTGAACAACTTCGAGGAGCGCATCGTGCTTGCCTCCAAGGACCTCCGGGTCTTCATGGAGCGCTCCGGGCTGGGGCCAGAGGCCCGGCAGGAGCTCGAGGAGATGTACCGGTTCTCAAAAGACTTCTTCAAATCGGTCGAGCTGGACCGGACGCTCCGGGACGGCGACGCCATCATTAACGGCTACCTGGTCCACCACGTGCCGGGCCACTGCCCGGGCCAGATCTGCCTCCAGGTCGACGGGTTCCTCTTCACGGCGGACCACGTGCTGTCCCGGATCACCCCGCACCAGTCCCCGGCCTCCATCACGCCGTTCTGCGGGCTGGAGCACTACCTCGTGTCGCTAGAGAAGATCCGGGCGGTGCAGGGCGTCAGCCTCGCGCTGCCGGGCCACGAGGATCCGATCCCCGATCTCCCCGGCCGCATCGGCGAGATCATCACCCATCACCACCGGCGCCTGAACCAGGTCCTCGAGATCTGCGCGACGCCACGGCACCTGGTGGAGATCTCCAAGGCGCTGTTCGGCCGGAAGTCCGGGTACACGCGCATCCTGGCGCTGGAGGAGGCTGGAGCCCACGTAGAGTATCTCTTCCAGCGGGGCGAGCTTCGGATCGCCAACCTGGAGGCGGTCAGCCGCGAGGCGAACCCGGTCATCTACTACGAGACGCGACGAGGCGCCAGTCTGTGA
- a CDS encoding CBS domain-containing protein: MSEYQDEYSESLESEFRKLQGALLSDTVKLLAPSEPIPLTVDTTVHEAVSKMVADRRAAVVIVDAAGRLIGIFTERDVLTRVVGQGRDIHQAKLGEVMTPDPEAVSPDDRICYAVNRMNIAGYRTVPLVDAEGRPIGIVTVNDVVKWLAEIFPEAVLNLRPGDEIKRPLQVDAG; this comes from the coding sequence ATGAGCGAGTACCAGGACGAGTATTCGGAGTCGCTCGAGAGCGAATTTCGGAAGCTTCAAGGGGCGCTTCTGAGCGACACCGTCAAGCTCCTGGCCCCGAGCGAGCCCATCCCCCTCACGGTGGACACGACCGTGCACGAGGCGGTCTCCAAGATGGTGGCCGACCGGCGGGCGGCGGTGGTGATCGTGGACGCTGCAGGACGCCTCATCGGCATCTTCACCGAGCGCGATGTGCTGACGCGCGTCGTGGGCCAGGGGCGCGACATTCACCAGGCCAAGCTGGGCGAGGTGATGACGCCTGACCCTGAGGCGGTCTCGCCCGATGACCGGATCTGCTACGCGGTCAACCGGATGAACATCGCCGGCTACCGGACGGTCCCGCTCGTGGACGCCGAAGGGCGCCCGATCGGGATCGTGACGGTCAACGACGTGGTCAAGTGGCTGGCCGAGATCTTCCCTGAGGCCGTGCTGAACCTGCGGCCGGGAGACGAGATCAAGCGGCCTCTCCAGGTGGACGCGGGCTAG
- a CDS encoding 2-oxoacid:acceptor oxidoreductase subunit alpha, producing MSETVASASLVKKLRRQLDRAVVRFAGDSGDGMQVTGEQFSTEAAWAGADIATLPNFPAEIRAPAGTLFGVSSYQLQFGSRRVYTPGDRLDCLVVMNPAALKVHLGDLKDGGLLIVNTAAFEKKNLDRAGYPSNPLEDPALAERYRLHQVDITRLTMEALEGLALNVKEKERCKNFFALGLVSWIYTRPIQPTLDWITRRFTKNATIAEANTRALKAGYAFGETAEIFTEYYGIEPAEMAPGLYRSMTGNRALAWGVLAAAERTKLRVVYGAYPITPASDILHELSLHKRFGVRTMQAEDEIAAVGAVIGAAFGGAIGVCATSGPGMALKSEGVNLAVMAELPVVIFDIQRGGPSTGLPTKTEQADLLQALYGRNSESPVVVLAPITPGDCFFIAYEAIRIAVKYMVPVIVLSDGYLANGSEPWLIPDPKTLPEIAVSFRTDPEGFFPYVRDEATLARPWVRPGTPGLEHRIGGLEKEHITGNVSYDPENHDLMVRLRAEKVRRVAQEIPPTTVNGPAEGDLLVVGWGGTYGTITAAVEELQQEGKAVASIQLRYLNPLPPDLGQVLRQYRRVLVPEMNSGQLVRVLRAEYLVDAVGFNRVRGLPLQVHEVREAIEQLLEEKQ from the coding sequence ATGAGCGAGACCGTCGCGTCGGCATCTCTCGTCAAGAAGCTGCGTCGTCAGCTCGATCGTGCCGTTGTCCGCTTCGCCGGGGACTCCGGCGACGGCATGCAGGTCACCGGCGAGCAGTTCTCCACGGAGGCGGCCTGGGCCGGCGCGGACATCGCGACGCTCCCGAACTTCCCGGCCGAGATCCGCGCTCCGGCCGGGACGCTGTTCGGGGTGTCCAGCTACCAGCTCCAGTTCGGCAGCCGGCGCGTCTACACGCCCGGCGATCGGCTGGACTGCCTGGTGGTGATGAACCCCGCCGCGCTCAAGGTCCACCTGGGTGACCTCAAGGACGGTGGGCTCTTGATCGTGAACACGGCGGCCTTCGAGAAGAAAAACCTGGACCGTGCGGGGTACCCCTCCAACCCGCTGGAAGATCCCGCGCTGGCCGAGCGCTACCGGCTCCACCAGGTGGACATCACGCGCCTGACCATGGAGGCGCTCGAGGGGCTGGCGCTCAACGTCAAGGAGAAGGAGCGCTGCAAGAACTTCTTCGCGCTCGGGCTCGTCTCGTGGATCTACACGCGGCCGATCCAGCCCACACTCGACTGGATCACGCGGCGGTTCACGAAGAACGCGACGATCGCCGAGGCAAACACCCGCGCCCTGAAGGCCGGCTACGCCTTCGGCGAGACGGCCGAGATCTTCACCGAGTACTACGGGATCGAGCCGGCGGAGATGGCGCCGGGGCTCTACCGGAGCATGACCGGCAACCGGGCCCTGGCCTGGGGTGTGCTGGCGGCGGCCGAGCGGACGAAGCTCCGTGTCGTCTACGGGGCGTACCCGATCACGCCGGCGAGCGACATCCTGCACGAGCTCTCCCTGCACAAGCGGTTCGGGGTCCGGACCATGCAGGCCGAGGATGAGATCGCCGCGGTCGGGGCGGTCATCGGGGCGGCGTTCGGCGGCGCCATCGGCGTCTGCGCCACGAGCGGCCCGGGGATGGCGCTGAAGTCGGAGGGAGTCAACCTGGCCGTCATGGCCGAGCTCCCGGTCGTGATCTTCGACATCCAGCGGGGCGGGCCGAGCACCGGCCTGCCGACGAAGACCGAGCAGGCGGACCTGCTCCAGGCGCTCTACGGGCGCAACAGCGAATCGCCGGTGGTCGTGCTCGCCCCGATTACCCCGGGCGACTGCTTCTTCATCGCCTACGAGGCGATCCGGATCGCCGTGAAGTACATGGTGCCGGTGATCGTCCTGAGCGACGGCTACCTGGCCAACGGCTCCGAGCCATGGCTGATTCCCGACCCGAAGACGCTCCCGGAGATCGCGGTCAGCTTCCGGACCGATCCCGAGGGGTTCTTCCCCTACGTGCGCGACGAGGCGACGCTCGCGCGTCCGTGGGTCCGCCCCGGGACCCCGGGCCTCGAGCACCGGATCGGCGGGCTCGAGAAGGAGCACATCACCGGCAATGTCTCCTACGATCCGGAGAACCACGACCTGATGGTGCGGCTCCGGGCCGAGAAGGTGCGGCGGGTCGCGCAGGAGATCCCGCCGACGACGGTGAACGGCCCCGCGGAGGGCGACCTCCTCGTCGTGGGGTGGGGCGGGACATACGGCACGATCACGGCCGCGGTGGAGGAACTCCAACAGGAGGGGAAGGCGGTCGCCAGCATCCAGCTCCGCTACTTGAACCCGCTCCCGCCGGACCTGGGACAGGTTCTTCGCCAGTACCGGCGGGTCCTGGTGCCCGAGATGAACAGCGGGCAGCTCGTCCGCGTCCTCCGCGCCGAGTACCTGGTCGACGCCGTGGGGTTCAACCGGGTGCGCGGGCTCCCGCTCCAGGTCCACGAGGTGCGCGAGGCGATCGAGCAGCTGCTGGAGGAGAAGCAATGA
- a CDS encoding FAD-binding protein: protein MSLPPQFLRELTRIVGPAGVVSTHEGRLTYECDMHTFYKGLPDAVVLPTSSAQVLDVVGLCLRDGVPVVPRGSGTGVIGGAMAPRGGVMISTTRMTRILDVDLPNRCATVEPGVINLRLSDAVKGRGYYFAPDPSSQMVSSIGGNCSTNAGGPHCLKYGITVNHVLGLEFVTGAGEIIRVGGKVREVPGYDLTGVLVGSEGTLGIVTAAIVRLLHLPEAVKTILAAFATIEDASETVSAIIAAGIIPAALECLDEPMIRAIEEGVRAGYPKGAGAVLLIELDGPRAEIEAQAEKIVGICRSRLALEVRVARDEAERALLWKGRKEAAGALGRLTRSWLLQDAVVPRSKLPQAIRAVNAIAARHRLLIAHVFHAGDGNLHPLICYDEEKPGELERAVQANDELLRTCIALGGSVTGEHGVGVDKAENLRLQYGDADLAFMGRLRRVFDPGGVMNPGKLLPSHPACGEAIRRTGKTAVPSGVWI from the coding sequence ATGAGCCTACCGCCTCAATTCCTGCGCGAGCTGACCCGCATCGTCGGCCCGGCCGGCGTCGTCTCGACCCACGAGGGGCGCCTGACGTACGAGTGCGACATGCACACCTTCTACAAGGGCCTCCCGGATGCCGTGGTCCTCCCGACCTCGAGCGCTCAGGTCCTCGACGTGGTGGGCCTCTGCCTCCGCGACGGGGTCCCGGTGGTCCCGCGGGGTTCCGGGACCGGCGTCATCGGCGGCGCGATGGCGCCCCGCGGTGGGGTGATGATCTCCACGACCCGGATGACCCGGATCCTCGACGTGGACCTTCCCAACCGCTGTGCGACCGTGGAGCCCGGGGTGATCAATCTGCGGCTCTCCGACGCGGTGAAGGGTCGGGGGTACTACTTTGCGCCAGATCCCTCGAGCCAGATGGTGTCCTCCATCGGGGGCAACTGCTCCACGAACGCCGGCGGCCCTCACTGCCTCAAGTACGGGATCACGGTGAATCACGTGCTGGGGCTCGAGTTCGTCACGGGCGCGGGAGAGATCATTCGCGTCGGCGGCAAGGTCCGCGAGGTCCCCGGCTACGACCTCACCGGCGTGCTCGTCGGGAGCGAGGGGACACTCGGGATCGTCACCGCGGCGATCGTGAGGCTCCTGCATCTCCCCGAGGCGGTCAAGACCATCCTGGCAGCGTTCGCCACCATCGAGGATGCGTCGGAGACCGTGTCGGCGATCATCGCGGCGGGAATCATCCCGGCGGCGCTCGAATGCCTGGACGAGCCGATGATCCGGGCCATCGAGGAGGGGGTCAGGGCGGGGTATCCGAAGGGCGCCGGGGCCGTCCTCCTCATCGAGCTCGACGGTCCGCGCGCAGAGATCGAGGCCCAGGCGGAGAAGATCGTGGGGATCTGCCGGAGCCGGCTGGCGCTCGAAGTCAGGGTCGCCCGCGACGAGGCGGAACGGGCGCTCCTCTGGAAGGGGAGGAAGGAAGCCGCGGGCGCCCTGGGTCGGCTGACCCGAAGCTGGCTTCTCCAGGACGCGGTGGTTCCGCGATCGAAGCTCCCCCAGGCGATCAGGGCGGTGAACGCCATCGCGGCGCGGCACCGGCTCCTGATCGCGCATGTCTTTCACGCCGGCGACGGAAACCTCCACCCCCTGATCTGCTACGACGAAGAGAAGCCCGGCGAGCTGGAGCGGGCCGTCCAGGCGAACGACGAGCTTCTCCGAACCTGCATCGCCCTGGGCGGCAGCGTCACCGGAGAGCACGGCGTGGGCGTGGACAAGGCGGAGAATTTGCGCCTGCAGTACGGCGACGCCGACCTCGCCTTCATGGGCCGGCTCCGGCGAGTCTTCGATCCCGGCGGCGTCATGAACCCGGGAAAGCTCCTGCCGTCCCACCCGGCCTGCGGCGAGGCCATCCGGCGCACGGGGAAGACCGCTGTCCCCAGCGGCGTCTGGATCTGA
- a CDS encoding aminopeptidase P family protein, producing the protein MTSPQALLIIAASEVDANLYYATRFLAPDPFVFVQVDGHKVLLMSDLEIDRARSQARVDEVCSFSTYESKARQRWQSPHLIDTLSLLLEERGVDALTVPASFPVEYADRLREKGIRVAPKADPFFPERLIKSEEEIAAIEQTQRHTEAALEAALDLLRESEIRGEEVYWRGEVLTAERLKKVINVSLMENDCIAQHTIVACGIQGVDPHNQGSGPIRAHESIVFDIFPRSSQSRYFADMTRTVVKGTASDALKRMYDAVLAAQLRGIELIRDGASGQAVHGEVARTMERLGFETGVVDGRNQGFFHGTGHGVGLDIHEPPRISKVDHTLRTGQVVTVEPGLYYPAWGAVRIEDMVIVGPSGCRNLTRAAKFLEV; encoded by the coding sequence GTGACCTCTCCCCAGGCCCTGCTGATCATCGCCGCGAGCGAGGTGGACGCCAACCTCTATTACGCGACGCGCTTCCTGGCCCCGGACCCGTTCGTCTTCGTGCAGGTGGACGGGCACAAAGTGCTCCTCATGAGCGACCTGGAGATCGACCGCGCCCGGAGCCAGGCCAGGGTGGACGAGGTCTGCTCGTTCTCCACCTACGAGTCGAAGGCGCGCCAGCGCTGGCAGAGCCCGCACCTGATCGACACGCTGTCGCTGCTCCTGGAAGAGCGGGGCGTGGACGCCCTCACCGTTCCGGCCAGCTTCCCCGTCGAGTACGCGGACCGGCTCCGCGAGAAGGGGATCCGCGTGGCCCCGAAGGCCGACCCGTTCTTCCCCGAGCGCCTGATCAAGTCCGAAGAGGAGATCGCGGCCATCGAGCAGACCCAGCGGCATACGGAAGCCGCGCTGGAGGCCGCGCTCGATCTCCTCCGGGAGAGCGAGATCCGGGGCGAGGAGGTGTACTGGCGCGGTGAGGTGCTCACCGCCGAGAGACTGAAGAAGGTCATTAACGTCTCCCTCATGGAGAACGACTGCATCGCCCAGCACACGATCGTGGCCTGTGGCATCCAGGGCGTGGACCCCCACAACCAGGGATCCGGACCTATTCGCGCGCACGAATCCATCGTGTTCGACATCTTCCCCCGGTCGAGCCAGAGCCGCTACTTCGCCGACATGACCCGCACGGTCGTGAAGGGGACCGCGTCGGATGCGCTCAAGCGGATGTACGACGCCGTCCTCGCCGCGCAGCTCCGGGGGATCGAGCTGATCCGGGACGGGGCCTCGGGCCAGGCGGTCCACGGCGAGGTGGCCCGGACCATGGAGCGGCTCGGCTTCGAGACCGGCGTGGTCGACGGCCGCAACCAGGGGTTCTTCCACGGGACCGGCCACGGGGTCGGCCTCGACATTCACGAGCCGCCCCGGATCAGTAAGGTCGATCACACGCTCCGGACCGGGCAGGTCGTCACTGTCGAGCCCGGGCTTTACTACCCGGCATGGGGGGCGGTCCGGATCGAGGATATGGTCATCGTCGGTCCCTCAGGCTGCCGGAACCTGACCCGGGCCGCCAAGTTCCTGGAGGTCTAG
- a CDS encoding LysR family transcriptional regulator, whose protein sequence is MNLETLHLYCDIVRFRSFSRGASTNGVSQSAASQAVRQLEADVDVRLLDRSKRPFALTPEGRAFYEGCRDLLQQYEKVRARIASARSRLSGPVRVAAIYSVGLHEMSRHVQPFMSQYPEAKVHLECLHPHKVIEAVLNDEADVGVMSYPPSNRALAVLPWRSERMVLVCHPNHRLAHRRIVRAEELQAENFVGFDPDLAIRRAIDRALKQRNVKVNVVMEFDNIETIKQAIAIAAGVSILPGPTVLKEVRIGTLAASPLDIPHLVRPVGIVYRRQKPLTPIVSRFIESLQKAAGEAEG, encoded by the coding sequence ATGAACCTGGAAACGCTCCACCTCTACTGCGACATCGTTCGCTTCCGCAGTTTTTCGCGCGGGGCCTCGACCAACGGTGTCTCACAGTCCGCGGCCAGCCAGGCGGTCCGACAGCTCGAGGCCGACGTGGACGTGCGGCTCCTCGACCGGAGCAAGCGTCCCTTCGCCCTGACTCCCGAGGGGCGTGCCTTCTACGAGGGCTGCCGCGACCTCCTCCAGCAATACGAGAAGGTCCGGGCTCGGATTGCCTCGGCGCGGAGCCGGCTGTCCGGGCCCGTCCGCGTGGCGGCCATCTACTCGGTCGGCCTCCACGAGATGAGCCGCCACGTGCAGCCATTCATGAGCCAGTACCCCGAGGCCAAGGTCCACCTGGAGTGCCTCCACCCCCACAAGGTCATCGAGGCCGTCCTGAACGACGAGGCCGACGTCGGCGTGATGTCGTACCCTCCCAGCAACCGGGCGCTGGCGGTCCTGCCGTGGCGGTCCGAGCGGATGGTGCTCGTCTGCCACCCGAACCACCGCCTCGCCCACCGGCGCATCGTGCGCGCCGAGGAGCTGCAGGCGGAGAACTTCGTCGGCTTCGACCCGGATCTGGCGATCCGCAGGGCCATCGACCGCGCGCTCAAGCAGCGGAACGTCAAGGTGAACGTGGTCATGGAGTTCGACAACATCGAGACGATCAAGCAGGCCATCGCGATCGCGGCGGGCGTGAGCATCCTGCCCGGGCCGACGGTGCTCAAAGAGGTGCGGATTGGCACGCTGGCGGCCTCCCCGCTGGACATCCCCCATCTCGTGCGCCCCGTGGGGATCGTCTATCGCCGCCAGAAGCCGCTGACCCCGATCGTGTCCCGCTTCATCGAGTCGCTCCAGAAGGCCGCCGGGGAGGCGGAGGGGTGA